CTCTGTTCTCCTTGTCTATAAGTAATGACAAACCTGCAATCATCCATAACCGAAGGCAAAAGCTCTTTGTCATTTAATTCTAGACCGAATTCGTGGGGGCGCCccacctgcctgcctgcctccgcTCCTTGTCCTTGCTGTGCCTAGACATCTGCTTCTCCTCATCTCCTGTCAGTATTTCTTGCCTTGTTTTGCTCCACTCGGTTGGGTATTGATGCTGTCGCTTCCTCCAGTCTGCACCTCAACTTCTCGTCTTCCTTCTCCTCGCGCAGCTCTCGTGCTTCGCCTTTTCGGAGACGGTCGTGGCGCCAGCGGCGTTAAAATTCGATTTCCGGCGAGCTTGTCGGAGGAAAAGTTGGTTTTTTTTTTGGTTGGGATTGCTCGTGGCTACAGGAAACCGTGGCCCATTTCTGCTTCTTGATTTCGGTCCGTGCTGTTAGTTTGGCGTGATTTTTGGCCACTAAACTGTTGGACCGAAGATTCCATTTTCGTTTCTTGCAAACACCAAAGCGGTGCTAGTGGGGAGATTTGGCTACAAGGCTTGGTGTTTGCAAACACCAAGAAGTCAAGAACCGAATGCACCGGCGCTGGTGACGAGATTCGAATCCATTTTGAGTGTGAGATCAAGCACCTGTGAACTCTGAATACCGGTTCTAAAGACAAGATTTTCCATTCGAGGAACTGTCGCTGAGGGGAGATGAGCTCAATGGCATCGCTGTCAGAAAGTGAGCTGACAAACCGGGGAAGCATGTGGGAGCTAGATCAGAACCTTGATCAACCCATGGATGAGGAGGCAGGCAGGCTGAAGAATATGTACAGAGAAAAGGTCTGGCATTTCTTTCTTTTCAGTCTTTTTTCATGTTGATTTTGTTTTTGTTCCCAAGACTTGATATTTTTCCTCAATACTTGCAATAGCTATAAGATTTGTGTCTGCATGTGACGATCCATCATTCCATCTCATTGTTCATGCACAGTACGTTCTCCGAAAACATCTAGATTCTGGAATAAATGAGCCATCTCAGCGCGACTACATTTTGACTGCACGAACATGTATCTTTCCAATTGTAGAGGATGGTTGAAGAAACTTGGTTCGGCTCCTGGGATCATATTATCATTTTTCCTAACCAAGGAGCGAGCCCTTTTGTTTTAAACAAGTCTATGGTTCATTCAACTTCCAAATGAAATCGTTAGCAGAAGAATCTCCGGTTCAGAAGAAGAATCATAGTTTGTGATTTAAGTAAATAGATTGCTAAATAAAAAATATCTGCTGACTGTTGTTTCCTTTCGTGCAGAAGTTCTCATCAGCTTTGTTACTACGGTTGGCATTTCAGAGCCTTGGGGTGGTCTTTGGTGACTTGGGCACGTCACCTTTATATGTGTTCTATAATATATTTCCTCGTGGAATAGGTGAGGGTGAGGATGAGGATGTTATTGGAGCTCTTTCCTTGATTATTTACACCCTCACTTTCATACCGCTTCTGAAGTACGTTTTTGTTGTCTTGAGGGCAAATGACAACGGTCAAGGTAAGATGCTTGATCCTCACAGTCCTATTTTGTTTGAAAGGACGGAAAGAGGTTTGCGAGACGTTTTATGAAACTGggaggaaaagaaaaaaaatactaGGAATAAAGTATAAAAACAACCTTTTCCAATAGCCCCTTCACCGCAGGCAGACAACAATGCGCAACCAAGTTTTTAGTTAAAGGAAATGTCTAACTAATCCCTTAAAATCTAGATGCATTAAAAAGTGAATTACTAATAGCATACTTCTcaaaaactatttttttatagaTTAGAAAATATAAATTTTACGGTGCTTGCGAATTATGATAGCACATCACACTTTTGACATATGATACCTCTTGAATTTGTGCCCTAGAAGAATACCTTTCTTTTCTTGAGAGATGCCAGGGTGCTAAATTAAGTGCATTTTTATAATTATCAAAATTTTGATCTGAGATAATTTTGCTGCTGCTCAGAGTTTGCATAATGTGTGCAGTGTGCTTCCTAAGGTGACAACATGTTGCACTTTCTTGCAGGCGGTACATTTGCTCTTTATTCCCTGTTATGCCGTCATGCAAAGATCAACACCATACCTAATCAACACAGGACCGATGAGGAATTAACGACGTATAGCCGGCAAACATATGAAGAGAATTCAGTTGCAGCAAAAATAAAGAGATGGATAGAGTCACATGCATATAAGAGAAACATTCTTCTTGTTCTTGTTTTAATTGGTACTTGTACAGCAATTGGAGATGGAATCCTTACGCCTGCTATATCTGGTACCCATCGTCCCTTTTTTATGATGCTAAGCATCACATTGTTTTTTTTCTAAATCTGATGGTTTTTAGGATGTGACTTATGATTTTGTGGTTTCTGTAGTTCTTTCTGCATCAGGTGGCATTAGGGTCCAGAATCAGAATATGAGCACCGGTATGTATTttccattatatatatatatatatatatatatatatatatatatatatatatatatatatatatatatatatatatatatatatatatatatatatatatatatatatatatattgtaatgCAACTTGTTGATTTTTTAAAAGAAATTGTAAGAATTCCGTCTGTAACAGTGGAAGGAAATTAGTGCAGTGCATATCTGTTTCTGTTGATGTATGCATCACAATTCACAATCTCATGACACATCAGTCCTTTTCGCTTTTACTACAGCAGTCCCAATCTATCATTTTCATAGTAAAACTGATATTGTTTTTCTCTGCATATTGCAGATGTTGTTGTGCTCGTCGCCGTGGTCATCTTAATTGGATTATTTAGCATGCAACACTATGGAACAGATAAAGTGGGACTGCTCTTTGCACCGATAGTTCTCCTATGGTTCATCTTAATTGGAAGCGTCGGAGCTATAAACATACACAAGTATAATAACTCTGTGCTAAGAGCATACAACCCGATATCTATATACCGTTTTTTCCAACGGAGAAGAAATTATGACATATGGACGTCTCTTGGAGGAATCATGCTTAGCATCACGGGTCAGAGTCGGATCACTTTGCCTTTTATTTTTTGGGtggggggttaagaaaaatagcttGCTTATGTTTCGTCGCCTCTAGTATATCCGTTGTAGCTTGTAAAACTTTTTTTTCCTTCTGTGCAGGAACCGAAGCGTTATTTGCTGATCTCTGTCACTTTCCTGTATTGGCAATTCAGGTAAAATGCCTTCAGAATCGAGTAGCCATATGTGTACGCAGTTACATGCTTGCTAAAGTGAAGGTATGTTTGCAGATTGCTTTCACCTTGATTGTGTTTCCATGCCTTCTACTGGCGTACACAGGACAGGCTGCCTACATAATTTCCAACAAAACACATGTGGCTGACGCCTTCTATCGATCAATTCCAGGTCCCCATGACTACGACATCATACAATCCTATTGGCTACTAAATCTAAGGCGCAGCTGTCAGTGTGCCCTGCTAGGCGCACACTGGCAGCATAGTGCACAACACGTTTGATAGTGTGTATAGCCACTGTGTGTGTGTATTAGTGCTGTCTGTGATTTGTTGGTGATAGTAAGTTAGTAACATAGTTTGATCATTGCAGATGCCATATACTGGCCCGCCTTTGTCATAGCAACTGCTGCAGCAATTGTTGCAAGTCAAGCTACCATATCTGCAACCTACTCAATCATAAAGCAAGCTCTTGCACTTGGTTGCTTCCCCCGCGTGAAGATAGTCCACACCTCGAAGAAATTCCTTGGGCAGATTTACATGCCTGACATCAATTGGATCCTTCTGGTTCTCTGCATTGCCGTGACTGCAGGATTCAAGAACCAGAGCCAGATAGGAAATGCATATGGTAATGTTTCCTCTCATTGTTTTCTTTCTGAAATAAGAACAAATAGGTGTAACTGAACCTTTTCATGATATTGATAGAATGTCCCTGCATGTAC
This portion of the Zea mays cultivar B73 chromosome 2, Zm-B73-REFERENCE-NAM-5.0, whole genome shotgun sequence genome encodes:
- the LOC103645946 gene encoding probable potassium transporter 11 isoform X1 translates to MSSMASLSESELTNRGSMWELDQNLDQPMDEEAGRLKNMYREKKFSSALLLRLAFQSLGVVFGDLGTSPLYVFYNIFPRGIGEGEDEDVIGALSLIIYTLTFIPLLKYVFVVLRANDNGQGGTFALYSLLCRHAKINTIPNQHRTDEELTTYSRQTYEENSVAAKIKRWIESHAYKRNILLVLVLIGTCTAIGDGILTPAISVLSASGGIRVQNQNMSTDVVVLVAVVILIGLFSMQHYGTDKVGLLFAPIVLLWFILIGSVGAINIHKYNNSVLRAYNPISIYRFFQRRRNYDIWTSLGGIMLSITGTEALFADLCHFPVLAIQIAFTLIVFPCLLLAYTGQAAYIISNKTHVADAFYRSIPDAIYWPAFVIATAAAIVASQATISATYSIIKQALALGCFPRVKIVHTSKKFLGQIYMPDINWILLVLCIAVTAGFKNQSQIGNAYGTAVVIVMLVTTFLMVPIMLLVWKSHWILVVTFIVLSLMVEVPYFVACILKIDQGGWVPLVVATAFFLIMYVWHFCTVKRYEFEMHSKVSMAWILGLGPSLGLVRVPGIGFVYTELASGVPHIFSHFITNLPAIHSVVVFVCVKYLPVYTVPTEERFLVRRIGPRSFHMFRCVARYGYKDLHKRDEDFEKVLFDCVLFFVRLESMMEGYSDSDEFSVPEQAPGIGRAAFLSVGERTCATVCSSGDLSFSSQDSVVPAAAQSSRAPTGLRVLHYSASASAAGQGSSGGTVGDELEFLNRCKDAGVVHILGNTIVRARRDSGVVKKLAVDYMYAFMRRVCRENSVIFNVPHESLLNVGQIFYI